One window from the genome of Garra rufa chromosome 1, GarRuf1.0, whole genome shotgun sequence encodes:
- the LOC141300633 gene encoding serine/threonine-protein kinase pim-2-like yields MSENHHLNKPDEAPDGAFKTDGGREAKKNKKHFWKWPSLHFCLSTGTHELDKAEGKYGKESGKHSDGHTRKQYKIGRKLGEGGRGSVYEGTHCSDGLKVAVKYSVKVPGMPSMKVPGHPKRLPIEIGLMLKVNKGPTVPQIIKLLDWVDDIDHYVMVLERPMPCMDLFSFVFLQGGTLDEGTAQNIMRQAIDAAKSCCERGVFHRDIKLENVLVNQDTMEVKLIDFGCGALMKKSAFKVFQGTRVYCPPEFNMKGKYHAKPTTVWTLGFMLYEMLCGECPTLYDRHMISVNLWTRPGLSKECCQMICDCLQPKPKKRLSLDEMLLHDWFKSALRLTG; encoded by the exons ATGTCGGAGAACCATCATCTGAATAAGCCTGATGAGGCGCCCGATGGTGCTTTTAAAACTGATGGAGGGAGAGAGGCGAAAAAGAACAAGAAGCACTTCTGGAAGTGGCCCTCTCTTCACTTTTGCCTCAGCACTGGAACACATGAGCTGGACAAGGCTGAGGGGAAATACGGGAAAGAGTCGGGAAAACATAGCGATG GCCACACTCGCAAGCAGTATAAAATCGGCCGCAAGCTGGGTGAAGGAGGACGTGGCAGCGTTTATGAAGGGACTCACTGCAGCGATGGACTTAAG GTGGCTGTGAAATATTCAGTGAAGGTACCAGGCATGCCATCTATGAAAGTG ccTGGTCATCCCAAACGTCTCCCCATTGAGATTGGCCTGATGCTCAAGGTCAATAAGGGTCCCACTGTTCCCCAGATCATTAAGCTGCTTGACTGGGTGGATGACATAGACCACTACGTGATGGTTTTAGAGCGGCCCATGCCTTGCATGGACTTGTTTAGTTTTGTGTTTCTGCAAGGAGGAACTCTTGATGAGGGGACGGCACAAAATATTATGCGGCAAGCCATTGATGCTGCTAAATCTTGCTGTGAGCGTGGCGTCTTCCATCGTGATATAAAACTGGAGAACGTGCTGGTGAACCAAGACACCATGGAGGTCAAATTAATTGACTTTGGGTGCGGAGCACTCATGAAGAAATCTGCCTTCAAAGTCTTCCAAG GCACAAGAGTGTACTGTCCACCCGAGTTCAACATGAAGGGCAAATACCACGCTAAACCGACGACAGTGTGGACACTAGGGTTCATGCTGTATGAAATGCTGTGTGGGGAATGTCCTACACTCTACGACCGGCACATGATCAGTGTGAACCTCTGGACCAGACCTGGCTTGTCAAAAG AATGCTGCCAGATGATTTGTGATTGCCTGCAGCCCAAGCCAAAGAAGAGACTCAGTCTGGATGAGATGCTTCTCCATGACTGGTTTAAG TCAGCCTTGCGTCTGACGGGCTGA